A window of Maioricimonas rarisocia genomic DNA:
AAGGTCTGTCGCAGCACGGTTTTCCAGCATGGCGAGTCCTGCAAGCTGATTGAACGCCCGCAGTTACAGACGTGTGCGGTCGGGAAGCAGCGGTGTCGGACCCGCTTGGAACGCGTGTTGCACCAATCGGTCTTCCCGCATTTGTGCACTTCTGGTTAATATCAACCGTTGCCCCATTCGGGGCGACCAAGTTCCTCAAGGGAGTTGAGGGATGCACGCACCGGCCCGCCACAGACGGCGGCTGCCGAGGGCGTGGCTGGTCACCGTCATCAGTGTGATCAGCTGTTCCGGCCTGGCAGCCTCTGACCGAATTGACGATCGTCCGCCTGACGACGATGTGCGACAGGTCCACCCTCCACCCGACCGCGAAGCGGTTCCCCCGGACCGACCTTCCGACGCTCCTCCCCCGGTGACAATCGAGTCTCCTCCGGAGAATCCTCCAGAGGCCACCGCTGCACCACCACCTCCTCCGGCTGCCGGACTGCCGATCACGCTGGATGGGGAAGCTTCCGAAGAACTGACCGACGCTCTTTTCTCGGAACGGCAACATCTGAACGCCGTTCTGTACCGCGACCGCCGCTCCCGGATCGCGATCAGCCGCACTCTTTCCCGTGGCACCGACGCTTCGACCGTCGAGCTGCTCACGGACCTGCAGGCGGTGCTGGATGCCCCCCACGATTCCTTTGCCTGGGTCAATCAGGATACGGTCCCGCGACCGATCCGCGGCATGATTGACGCTCTGCTGTGCCAGCAGCCGAATGCAGTCCGTGCGTCGTACGAGCGGCGATTCGGAGTGGAAGCGGCACAACTGCTGAAAGAGGCACGCCGCGACGACTCGGCCGCTGCCCTTTCGGGCGTGCTGCGAAAGTACCGTCGGACCCGGGCCGGCCTGACCGCATTGGCGGAAGCGGCCGCCCTGGCTCAGGATCGCGGCCAGTTCGCCGAAGCCGCCCGCCTGCGTGCGGCCTTGCTGCGTGATCCGCTGTACCGACGTCTCGCTCCTGCCGCCGGGCAGAACGTCTCGCACGACGGCAGGCTTCTGCAGGCTCATCAGACGGACGCTCACGCCACCGAGGGCATTCGCCAAGCGTCGTTGAACACCACACCGGTCGCTTCCAGCAGCGACGTTCGATCACAGTCGATTCTGCAGACCCGTTCGATGCCCGAGTGGCTGTACGCCTTCGGCAATTCGTCCGGTCTGGGCGGGCAGTCCGGCTCGCCGCCGTATCCGGTGCCGGTCTGGGCCCGTTCGTTTGTCGGCGACGATTCGCCCTCGGCCGCTGGCGAGAGCCCGCTGGCGGACGAGCATGCCGGCTGGGTCGAGCAGCGACGGTCCTCCCGTCAGCCGACGGGGGTCGCCATCTATCCGATCGTATCCGGGGAAACATTGCTCTACCGCGATTACCACGGAGTAACGGCGGTCGACGTGACGACGGGGCGTCACCTGTGGACGTACACCTGTCACCATTCGTTCGCGGGCGAAGTGGAAGCGTCCGGGGCGACCTCAACGACGAAGGCTTCCGGTTCGAACAGCCTCCGCTACGAGCACGAGTTCGCCGGGAATTCGGCCTGCGGAGTGCTGACGGCCGACCGGCATCATGCGTACACGGTCGACTGGGATGCGGCCGCCGCGACCCGTTCTGCGACTTCGGGAGAGCCGCCGGTCCATTCCCGTCTGCTGGCGCTGCCACTGCAGACGTCGGAAGGGGAAGTGCAACCGGCGTGGACCGCGGGCGGGGACACCGGACCACTCAGCGGGCACGTCTTCCTCGGCCCACCCCTGCCTGTGCGAGGCAGCCTGTTCTGCATGACCGAACATGTCGGGCAGCTGCATCTGGCGTCGCTTGATCCTGAAGATGGTTCTGTCCGCTGGTTGCAGCCGCTGGCGATCGTGGACCGGCCAATTCACGAAGACGAATACCGCCGTCGTGCCGTCTGCATGCCGTCATCCGACGGCGGCGTCATTGTCTGTCCGACACTGCTCGGCGCGGTGGTAGGAGTCGACGCGTGGACCGGCGATCTGTTGTGGACCCGCTTGTGCGTCGACGACGCCGTGCGCTCTTCTGTCGGCCGTCGGCCGGCCCGCCGTATTACCGAGCATGCCGATGCGACATTGCCGTCGGTGCCGGTCGTGCAGCACGGGCGGGTCGTCTACCTGCCGCCGTCGTCCGATCAACTGTTCTGCCTGGATCTGGGCAGTGGCAAGCCGCTGTGGGATGCCGATCGCGATACGGCCCACTTCGTGGCGACCGTGCGGAATGGCGTCGTCCTGCTCGTGGGACGTCGTCACTGTATCGGTCGGGCCCTTGCGGATGGTCGGCTGCTGTGGAAGACGAAAGTGGGGCATCCGGCCGGGCGCGGTGTGGTCTCCGACGGGCATTACCTGCTCCCGCTGAGTGACGGAACCCTCGCGTCACTGCGGATCGCCGATGGAGGCCTTTCGACGTCGCTGATGCCCAGCGTGCAGCGGGCCCATTCCGATCAACCGGGACGGATCGGCAACCTGGCCGCGATCGACGATGGTGTCGTCTCGGTGACTCCGGAAGGCGTGCAGTTGTTCCTGCCGTCCGCCCGGCTGCAGACCCGTCTCGAAATCGAGATCGCGGCTGATCCGGACGATCTGGGGCTGCGAATCCAGGCTGCCGAGGTCGCGATGGTGCTGGGCGAGACCGACACGGCCCGGGGGCACCTCGAAGCCGTTCTCGCGTCGTCGTCGGACGAAGCGGCCCGAAAGAGCGTTCCGCTGTTGCGGGATCTGCTCTACTACGAGTTGCTCGCGCACCGGGGCCCCGCAGCCGGCGTGCTGCAGCGTCTGGCCGAGCTCGCCGATTCGCCTCGTGAAGAGGCCCGACTGCTGACCGTCCGGTTGCGGGTCGAACTGGGACGCGCGCACTACGAAGCAGCTCTGGGAACGGCCATGCGGCTCAGGCAGCTGGACTACAACGGGCTGGTTCCCCTCGACCTGTATGGCGAGCATCTGGTCGCTCCGTCCGCTGTGTCGACCTCCGGACTGATGCGGATGCTTGCGGGGATGTCACGGACTGAACAGCAACTGTATGGCCCGCGTCTGCTGGCCTTCGTTGGCAAAAGCGACACGTCAGTGCCGGGGCGGCAGGAACAGCAGCGGACCACCGCGATCTCGGTTGGGGCGACACACGTTACCGCGGCCGGCGAGTTCCACAGCGGCGGTCTGCAGGAAGCCGGGCGCGGAGCGGCCGCACTCGACCTGCGACCGCACACGGTAGGATTCAGACCACGAACCGGCGACGCGCGGACCGTGCCGGTCATGCTTGCTGCGACATTCGGCGAGTTCGGCATGGCGACGGCTGGGAATCAACCCGTCGCGATGGACGAACGTCAGGGCTGGAACGCTGACAGCACGCTCACTGTCGGTGCCGGAGCCGTCGCGGCATTCCGGAACGGCGAACCGTGGGCCGATGTCGAGATTCGTCAGTTGCCGATCGAGGCATCTCCCGCGACTCCCCAGCGGGCAGGGGACTTTCTGCAGGAGCTGCGCGACCATCGTGAATGCACACCCTCAACGCGTGCTCCGTACCGGCTGTTCGATCTGGGAACGTCGCAGGGACACAAGTCGCTGCTGTTCATCGACCGTCGGACCGCGAATGTCTTACAGACCGTGCGGGTTCCTCTGCCGAGCTGGTCGGGCAACCAGTCGCGGCTGCGTTCGTGCGGTCGGTTGCTGCTGATGTCCGGACAGCAGGCGACGGCCGTCAGCGTCGACAGTCCGGAACCGCTGTGGACCTGGCAGCCGGAGACCGATGGCGAGACGCACGACGTCCGGCTGGGACCGGTCTGCGAATCGGTCTGCGTGGCGCAGTCCGGTTCGGTACTGGCGGCACTGGATCCGCAAACGGGGCGTGTGTTGTGGCAGCGTTTCGATGTCGACGCCGATGCGGGACTGTTCGCCAACGAGCGGAGTGGCGTCTTCGGCGATGAGAATCTGCTGGTTGTCTTCGAAGCCGATCAGAAGAGCTATACCCTGCTGGAAACCGCGACCGGCGCGGTGCTGCGACAGGGACAGCTGGCGATTGGACCGCACGATGTGCGGCGGCCCCGTCGGGTCATCGGCCGGCGTCTCGTCTATGCAACGCGCGTCGAGAACGGACTGCGGTGGAGAGTCTGGGATCCGAAGAGTGATCGCCTCGAACTGGATCTGTCGGCACATCCGCGGCTGCTCGCCGACCATACCGAGGACGGCTGGCTGGCCTGCCTGGGAACGGAAGGCCGACTTGTCATCTTCGATCTCGCGGCCGGCGAGGTACACACGCAGCTCGATTTTTCGCCCCGGGCGGTTGCCCAGCTCAGCTCGCTGACACTGCTCGAGGATGATGAGCGGTTCTATATCAATCTGGGAGTCAACCGCGGCTATTCGCGATGTGTCAACATGTCGAGCGATCTCAAGTGGCCGCATCACACTCTCAGCGGACACCTGATTGCCGTGGACCGTCAGACAGGAGCCCGTCTGTGGGATTGCGAACTCGAGAACCGCAGCGTGCTCGAGCTGGGTGATCGCGGCGAGCTGCCGTTTCTGGTGACGGTCTGCGCGTTTCGGGATGCCACGTCACGAGCCCCGACCTCGTTGCTGCTGGAACTGATTGATCGACGGACCGGCGATTCGGTGGCGTCGAACGATTCGCTGCAGCGGGTGCCGATCGTCCATGTCAATTCCGACACCGATCATTCGCGGATACAGCTGATCGGGCCGGCAGGAACGATTCAGCTCGAAGGAGTTGCCGGCGCAGGCGATCTGCTGACCGTGGCGGATGTCACTGCCGAAGAGGCCGCCGGTCAGACCGACCTGACCGAGGACAGTGCGGAATAGTCAGAACAGAACTCATCGCCGAGGTAGAACGCGGAGGAACACCGGGCCGGGATGTCAGGAAGCGTCCCTCTCACCGTCAGTCACCACATGGGTGTGGTCGATGGCGGGTACACGAACTCATGGGAAGGATTGACCATGAACCGTGCAGCAGAAACTGCGACGAGTCGCCGTTCGCACATGGCGGTTGCGTGCGAAGTGGTCCTCGTGACCACAGTTGCGGTGCTCAGCCTGATTGTCTGTCTGGGTGATGTCTCGAGTGGGCACAGTCCGGCACAAGCGGGCGTTGATCAGCTCTCACATCTGTACTCTCTGCTGTTTCCGACTTCGATAGAGCGAACCGGCGTGCGATAGCGCGAACGGCTGGCGGATGGAGAACCCGGATCACCGGCGCCGCTGCCAGTGGCAGGAGCCGGGCGAAGACGCTCCATACCGACCTCTGTCGACACATGGCGGCGGCAGGGCACACGCCGCAGGTCGCCATCGCACCGTTTTGGCGCTTTGAGTAAGATCCAGACACATCCGCGCCATCAGGAACGCCACGCCAACCTCGGGATGTCCTCCGTGAGCTCCTACGAAACTGCCGAGCACTATTTTCACCGCGCCGCCGACGTCATGGGGCTGTCGTCGAACATGCGGACGCTGCTGCTCACCCCGCTGCGCGAAGTCAAAGTGCAGGTCGCCCTGGAGCTCGACGACGGGCAGATCGGCACCTTCATCGGATATCGCATCCAGCACGATCAGGCCCGCGGCCCCATGAAGGGGGGGCTGCGGTTTCACCCCGACGTCGACGAAGGGGAAGTGCTGGCGCTGGCGACGCTGATGACCTGGAAGACCGCCCTGGTGAACATTCCCTACGGCGGAGCCAAAGGGGGCATCTCGATCGATCCCCGCAAGCTCAGCCAGGGGGAGATGGAACGGATCACCCGCAAGTTCATCGACCAGATCCACGATGTGATCGGGCCCGACAAGGACATCCCCGCTCCCGACATGGGAACCAATGCCCAGGTGATGGCCTGGATCGCCAACCAGTACGAGAAGTTTCACGGCTTCAACCCCGCCTGTGTCACCGGCAAGCCGGTCGAACTGCACGGAGCCCAGGGACGTGAAGAAGCGACCGGACGCGGCGTGGCGATTCTGACCCGTTCATTCCTGACACGGCTGAAGCATGACGTCGCCGGGGCCACCATCGCCATTCAGGGGTTCGGCAACGTCGGCAGCTACGCCGCCCGTTTTCTGCACGAGATGGGGGCCAAGATCGTCGCCGTCTCGGACGCCTTCGGGGCCGTCTACAACGCCGAGGGGCTCGACATCCCGGCCGTGGCCCGACACGCGGCTGAAACCGGGCGGGTCTCGGCGATCGGCGGGGCCAGCGAGATCACCAACGAGGAACTGCTGACTGCGGACGTCGATGTCCTCATTCCGGCAGCAATCGGAGGTGTCCTGACAAAAGAGAACGCCCGCCACATCCGTGCGAAGTACATTGTGGAAGCGGCGAACAATCCAACCGAGCCGGAAGCGGACGACATCTTCGAAGAACGGGACATTCTCGTCCTGCCGGATGTTCTGGCCAATACCGGTGGTGTCACGGTGAGTTACTTCGAATGGGTGCAGAACCGGCAGCACTTCCGCTGGGAACTCTCGCGGGTTCGCGAGGAACTGGACAAGATCCTCGATGAGAGCTTTGACCGCGTGTGGAAGGTTGCCACGGACAAGGGGGTGCCTCTGCGTGTCGCCGCGTATATCCTTGGTATAGGACGCGTCGGTCGCGCAACGGTCCTCGGAGGCATTTAGGACAACGTTGTCCGGTCAGAGTCAGGTGATGGGAGGGGGCTGGTGTTCCGGACGGACGCAGCACATTGTTGACGACGTCCTGTTCGATGCCAGAACAGAAACGCGAAGTGCCATATCCCGGCCTCCAGTGGCCACCGTTCACGTGAGCCAGACGAATTGTCAGGGCCATTCCGGTACGCGAGACCGGCATCGTGCCGTCTTGCCCGTCCCGTTACTTCCGCATCAGGGTTCCGGATGCTCCAGAATAACAACAATCCTTCGCAGGTCGCCCAGTGTGCGGTGCTGCAGGACATGAACGAGGCGGAACTCGAAGCGTTCTTCGGTCACGTCGAGTTTCGCTGTTTCGAAGCTGGTGAAACGATCCTCGAGGAGGGGAAGTCTTCCCAGTACCTGTGGATCATTGCGACCGGAAAGTGCCAGATCATCAAGAACTGCGGCGATGGCGTGTCGAATACGCTCGCCGTGCTCGAACCGGGAGGTGTCTTCGGAGAAATGTCGTTCTTCGAAGAGGCTCCCCACTCGGCGAGCGTCAACGCATTGACCGACACCGAGACGATGCTGCTCTCGAGGGCCGGCTACGACGAACTCATCGAGAGTCACCCGTCCGTCGCCTACAAGATCGCCTCGCGAATCGTCGGGCTGGTTGCGTCGCGGCTGCGGCAGATGGACGAATGGACCTGCCGGCTGGTCGATCAGCAGGATAGCGAAGAGCGCTATGCCGAGTGGCAGGACTTCCGCAACAAGCTCTACTCGGAATGGTCGTTCTGACGATCAGGCGCGGGCCGTCCGGCAGGGAACCGGTTCCGACGATTCCCTGCCGACACGCTCCCTCTGACCGGTCGGCCGTCCGCGGACTGCAGCGGTGACAGTCCAGCGGCCCTGGCGTTTCAGCAACTCAGCGGCGACGACGCCGGCGCCCACCCCGTCGCGAGCCACGACGCTGTCCGCCGGATTCTCCTTCCGACTCCGAATCTGAATCGGATTCGCTGGTTCGTGCCGCGGCACGACTCTTACGACGCGGATTGACCAGGTAGCCGATCGCTTCTTCCCACGTCGGGATGTTCTTGTAGCGACGTTCTTCGGGAGCCTCGTCGGTTTCGTCGTCGCGTTCGGCATCGGCATCGGCATCGGCATCGGCATCGGCATCGGCATCGGCATCGGCATCGGACTCTGCGGCGGCGGGCCGTGACTCCTCGTCCTCGTCCGACTCGCTGCGACGGCGTGATCCACGACGTTCACCTCGACGGGAACCGCCACGCGTGCGGCGGCGGCGGCGCGGCCGGCCACTCGATTCCTCCTCGGAAGAATCCAGGCCTTCGCCGAAACTGTCGTCGTCGTCGTCCGAAGTCTCTTCCCGCTCCGCGGCGACTTCCGGCTCTTCGTCGAATGAGGTCTCGTCTTCGGTCAGGTCGCTGGTTTCGGACTCTTCCGAAACGGTCTCCTCCGTCTCCTCTTCGCGGCGGCGTCCGCGACGACGGCGACGACCACCACGCGACCGTTCGCGACGCCTGCGACGGGGACGTGATTCCTCGTCCGTCTCCTCACCCGTCTCGGTGGTATCGGCGGTCGTCTCTGCAGCTTCGTCGTCCGTGGCCCATTCGTCTGCCAGGCCAACGCCGAAATCGTCATCGCTCAGGTCGTCATCGTCGTCGACCGGGCGGCGTGATGCTTTGGGACAATCCCGCTTTTCGGGACGGGACTCCTCGCGACGGGATTCGCCACGCGGCGATTCCTCGCGGCGAGAACGCTTCTTCGGAGCCTCATCTTCCCGCGACTCGTCTTTTTTCTCGGAGCGGCTTTCGGTCCGTTCCTCGCGCCGGGGACGTGACGGCTCATCTTCGCCCGAGCGGTCCCGACGGCGTCCGCCACGACCGCGACGGGAGTCCCCACGGCCGGATTCCTCGCGACGGCGACGTCCACCACCCCCACCACCACGGCGGTCACGGCTTCCGCGGTCGCCACCGGAGGACTTCCGTTCGGATTCTTCGTCGTCCCAGTTCCAGTCTTCCAGCGCACTCCAGTATTCGTCGTCGCTGTCGTCGTCTTCGCCTTCGCTCTCGTCGTCCGAGATCGCTTCGACGTCTTCGTCCTCGTCCGTCTCGGTTTCGACTTCGTCCGCAGGAGCGGGAGCCGACGCGGCGGCGGGCTGCTTCGACTTCGGCGTCTCCTCGACGTCTTCATCGTCGATCAGGCCGAAATCGTCGGCATCATCGTCCTCGTCGCTGGCGACAGGACGGGCCTTGGCGGTCGCTTCGCGCGGAGCGGGCGTCGGCCTGGCAGCCGGTTCCGGTTTTGGTTCCGGTTTTGGTTCGGGAGCCGGCGCTGCCGCGGCAGGAGCCGTGACGTCCTCGTCGTCCTCGTCATCGTCGAAATCGTCAAAGTCGATTCCGAAGCCGAAATCGAAATCATCGTCGTCGTCGGGGCGCGGCGACGAGGTGGCTCGCACGGGGGCGGCGGGCTCGTCTGCGGGCGCGGCCGGAGCTTCCGGCTTCGACGTTTCTTCTGTACTCGTCACGGGTTCCGGTTCGCTTGGGGTGACCGCTTCGGTCTCCGCCGCCGGGACGTCCGGGAGATCATCCAGCCCGAAATCATCCAGGTCGAGCGGCTCACCGAGCGTGTCCTGGGTCGAGAAATCAATTCCGAACAGATCCTCGGCTACGGATTCGAGGTCTTCTTCGTTCGGATCGGATGGAGACAGTGGATTGCTGGTCATAAGCGCAGAAACTATCTCGTCATCGGCGGATTTGCAACAGATCCCCCGCCGCTCACGCGGACGGTCGGAGTGTGCGGGATCAGGTCGGCCGGGACAGATGCACCAGCTCGAAAGGTTCAATCATCGGACATCGGCCCTCGTTTCGACACTACGAGCGTGTCAGTCTGGCGGCAAGTGGCTAAATTGGAGGTCGGTGCCGCCACGTTCTCGAGTCGAATGCCGTTGTCGCGACGGAAGGTTAGATGGCCGATCCCCCGCCCCAGTCCGAGCACCCGTCCCCGGTCCGCAGTTCCCCCTCCCTGCAGGGAGAGCGGGTCGCCTTCACCGGGACGCTGGCGTCGATGACCCATGCCAAAGCAGCCGAACTCGTTGCCGAGCACGGAGGTACGTCGACGGATCACGTCAGTCGGCAGACGACCATGCTCGTCGTCGGTGAAGAAGGCTGGCCGCTCGACGATGATGGCCAGCCCTCACTGAAGATCCGCCAGGCCGAACGATGGATCGAAGAGGGGGCGCCGCTGCGGATCATCAACGAATCCGACTGGCTCCACCTGCTGGGGCTCACGGAACGTTGTGACGAAATCCACCGGCTGTACACGCCGGCAATGCTCAGCAGTCTGCTCGGGATTTCGGTCCATCTCGTGCGGACGTGGGAGCGGTGTGGTCTGATTCGCCCGGTTCGAAAGACCTACCGGCTTCCGTATTTTGATTTTGCGGAAGTCAATTGCGTCCGCCGACTGAACGAACTGCTCGATGCAGGCGTCAGTCGCCGCGAACTGGAGTCGAGTCTGCGGAGTCTGCCGTCGGTCCGGCGGGGGGACGAGCGTCCCCTCGAGCAGCTCGACCTGCTGGTCCGCAACTCGCACATCGTGGTTCGGGATGACCACGGGCTGATTGTGCCGACCAGCGGCCAGCGGCTCCTGGACTTTTCGATTCCGGATGAGTCCGAGCCAGCGGAAGTCCCTTCTCCCGAGTCCGAAGCCCGCCCGCCTTCGGTCCGTTTTCGCCCGGCCGAACCGGAACACGAAACCTGGTCAAGCGGCGACTGGTTTTCGCAGGGATGCCTGCTGTCGGAGTGCGGCGAACTCAAGGCCGCCTGCGAAGCGTTCCGGCTCTGTCTGATGACCGACGCCCAGAATGCCGAGGCTCATTTCCGCCTGGCCGAATGCCTGTACCGGCTCGATAACGTGCCGGGAGCGCTGGAGCGGTACCACGCGGCGGTCGAGAACGACCACGGCTACCTCGAAGCGTGGACGCAGATCGGATCCCTGCATCGCGAGCTGGGGGAACTCGATGCCGCGGTCGATGCGTTCGACATCGCCCTGGACATTCACCCCGATTACCCCGACGCACACTTCCAGAAGGCGGAGACGCTGGCCGAACTGGGGCGCATGGACGAAGCCGCGCCGCACTGGCTGCGGTATCTCGACTACGACGTGCGGGGGCCGTGGGCCGACGTCGCCCGGCAGCGGCTGCAGGACGTGCCCGCCGATGTCGCCGGTCTCAGCCGCCCGTGATCCAGCGGTACGTGATGTACGTCGACAGACCCATCACGATCACGGTGTAGAAGAAGAACAGCGAGAGCATCTTGCAGATTGCCTTGCCGGCTTCGACATCCTCATCGTCGAACTGCTTCAGCTCGGTCCGGTTGAACAGCGGTTCCGGCTGGGCAGGAGGCTCGGCGACAGCGGTCTGATCGGACTCGGCAGTCGTTGCTTCAGTCATGGCGGCAGTCACTTCAACTGTCACATTGGGGTGAGACCAGGGCGTCTTCGACGATTCTGCCTCAAAAGGCGTTCACTGTCGAGGCTGAACGTGTCATCGACGGCACCACACAACACGAAAGCCCACGGCTTGTGTGACCCGTGGGCTTGTCGTGTGGCTTTCGTCTGTCAGCTCACTTCGCTTTCGCGATCGCCCGCTGAATCGCGGCACCCATGTCGGCGGGGCTTTCGGCCACTTCGACGCCGACCGCTTCGAGGGCGGCCACTTTCTCGGCGGCCGTTCCACTGCCACCCGAGATGATCGCGCCGGCATGTCCCATCCGCTTGCCGGGAGGGGCTGTCTTGCCGGCGATGAACGCCGCGACCGGCTTGGTGACGTGATCGCGGATGTACTCCGCGGCCCGGATTTCGGCATCGCCACCGATCTCGCCGATCATCAGCATCGCCTCGGTCCCGTCGTCCTGCTGGAACAGTTCGAGCAGGTCGATGTAGGTGGTGCCGATGATCGGATCACCGCCGATGCCGATTGCCGTCGACTGGCCCAGGCCGATGTTGCTCAACTGCCAGACGGCTTCGTAGGTCAGCGTGCCGCTCTTGCTGATCAGGCCGACGTTGCCCGGCGTGTGGATATAGCCCGGCATGATGCCGATCTTGGCGACGCCCGGCGTGATGATGCCGGGACAGTTCGGGCCGATCAGCCGCGTTTCGGGGTAGTCCATCAGGAACCGCTTGACCTTCGCCATGTCGAGGACGGGGATGCCCTCGGTGATGGCCACGATCAGCTTCATGCCGGCGTCGGCCGATTCCATGATGGCGTCGGCGGCGAACGGGGGCGGCACGAAGATCATCGAGGTGTTGGCGCCGGTCTGCTCGGCCGCTTCACGCACCGAGTTGAAGACCGGGAAGCCGTCCACTTCTGTTCCGCCTTTGCCCGGCGTCACTCCACCGACGAGGACCGGCTCGCTGCGGCCGCATTCCTCGCTGGCGTACTTGCGACACTGCTGGGAGTGGAACAGGCCGGCATTGCCGGTGATCCCCTGCGTAATGATCCGGGTATTGCTGTCAACGAGAATGCTCATCGTCTCGCTTCTTTATCTGGTGAACGTGTGCGATCGCGTGTGGCGGGGTGGTCTCAGGCGTTGAGCGTTCCCACGACTTTCTGGGCGGCATCGGTCAGGTCGGTGGCCGTCGTGATCTGCTTGCCCGAATCGGCCAGCATCTGCCGGGCCTTCTCGACGTTGGTTCCTTCCAGCCGCACGACCAGCGGCAGCGTGATGCCGATGTTGTCGTAGGCACCCAGCAGCGCTTCAACAATCGTGTCGCACTTCATGATGCCGCCGAAGATGTTCACCAGGATCGCCTTGACGTTGGGATCGGCGAGGATGATCCGGAACGCTTCGGTCACCTGATCGACATTGGCTCCGCCGCCGACGTCCAAAAAGTTGGCCGGCTCGCCACCATGCAGCTTGATCAGGTCCATGGTGCTCATGGCCAGCCCGGCTCCGTTGACCAGGCAGCCGATGTTGCCGTCCAGTTTCACGTAGCTCAGGCCGGCTTCCTGGGCCTGGATTTCGTTCGGCTCTTCTTCGGCCAGGTCGCGGAGTTCGAGGAAATCCTTGTGACGGAACATGGCGTTCTCGTCAAAGGAGACCTTCGCATCCAGAGCCAGCAGCGCCCCGTCGCCGGTGATGATCAGCGGGTTGATCTCCGCCATGCTGCAGTCGCTGTCGACGAAGAAGCGGCAGATCTTCGGCAGGAAGGTGGCTGCCGACTTCATCGCGGCCTTGTCGAAGCCGAGTGCGTTGCCCAGCTTGCGGACCTGGTACGGCTGCAGGCCGATCGCCGGGTCGAAATGCTCGCGAATGATCTTCTCGGGCGATTCTTCGGCAATCTCTTCGATCGCCATGCCCCCCTCGGAGGACATGATGACGACCGGCTTGCCGACCTCGCGGTCGACGACGACGCCCAGGTACAGCTCGCGGGCGATGTCCAGGCCCTGCTCGACATAGAGCGTGCTGACCTGTTTGCCTTCGTCGCCGGTCTGAATCGTTACCAGCGTCGAGTCGAGCATGCGGGCGGCATTCTCGCGGGCTTCCTCGGCCGACTTCACCAGCACCACGCCGGCCTGATCGGGATGCTCTTTGAAGCGGCCTTTGCCGCGTCCACCGGCGTGGATCTGCGATTTCACCACGGCGACTTTGGTGCCGAGGGTTTCGTACGCGGCGGCGGCTTCGTCGGCTGTTTTGGCCACGATGCCTTTGGGGATCGGAACTCCTGCCGCTGCAAACAGTTGCTTCGCCTGGTATTCGTGAATCTTCATGCGGCCGACCTGTTTCTGACGCTGTCCCGTGAGCGCTGCGGGAAGATGCGGAATTTCGCGGCCATGATAGCGAGCGGCC
This region includes:
- a CDS encoding Glu/Leu/Phe/Val family dehydrogenase, whose product is MSSYETAEHYFHRAADVMGLSSNMRTLLLTPLREVKVQVALELDDGQIGTFIGYRIQHDQARGPMKGGLRFHPDVDEGEVLALATLMTWKTALVNIPYGGAKGGISIDPRKLSQGEMERITRKFIDQIHDVIGPDKDIPAPDMGTNAQVMAWIANQYEKFHGFNPACVTGKPVELHGAQGREEATGRGVAILTRSFLTRLKHDVAGATIAIQGFGNVGSYAARFLHEMGAKIVAVSDAFGAVYNAEGLDIPAVARHAAETGRVSAIGGASEITNEELLTADVDVLIPAAIGGVLTKENARHIRAKYIVEAANNPTEPEADDIFEERDILVLPDVLANTGGVTVSYFEWVQNRQHFRWELSRVREELDKILDESFDRVWKVATDKGVPLRVAAYILGIGRVGRATVLGGI
- a CDS encoding outer membrane protein assembly factor BamB family protein — translated: MHAPARHRRRLPRAWLVTVISVISCSGLAASDRIDDRPPDDDVRQVHPPPDREAVPPDRPSDAPPPVTIESPPENPPEATAAPPPPPAAGLPITLDGEASEELTDALFSERQHLNAVLYRDRRSRIAISRTLSRGTDASTVELLTDLQAVLDAPHDSFAWVNQDTVPRPIRGMIDALLCQQPNAVRASYERRFGVEAAQLLKEARRDDSAAALSGVLRKYRRTRAGLTALAEAAALAQDRGQFAEAARLRAALLRDPLYRRLAPAAGQNVSHDGRLLQAHQTDAHATEGIRQASLNTTPVASSSDVRSQSILQTRSMPEWLYAFGNSSGLGGQSGSPPYPVPVWARSFVGDDSPSAAGESPLADEHAGWVEQRRSSRQPTGVAIYPIVSGETLLYRDYHGVTAVDVTTGRHLWTYTCHHSFAGEVEASGATSTTKASGSNSLRYEHEFAGNSACGVLTADRHHAYTVDWDAAAATRSATSGEPPVHSRLLALPLQTSEGEVQPAWTAGGDTGPLSGHVFLGPPLPVRGSLFCMTEHVGQLHLASLDPEDGSVRWLQPLAIVDRPIHEDEYRRRAVCMPSSDGGVIVCPTLLGAVVGVDAWTGDLLWTRLCVDDAVRSSVGRRPARRITEHADATLPSVPVVQHGRVVYLPPSSDQLFCLDLGSGKPLWDADRDTAHFVATVRNGVVLLVGRRHCIGRALADGRLLWKTKVGHPAGRGVVSDGHYLLPLSDGTLASLRIADGGLSTSLMPSVQRAHSDQPGRIGNLAAIDDGVVSVTPEGVQLFLPSARLQTRLEIEIAADPDDLGLRIQAAEVAMVLGETDTARGHLEAVLASSSDEAARKSVPLLRDLLYYELLAHRGPAAGVLQRLAELADSPREEARLLTVRLRVELGRAHYEAALGTAMRLRQLDYNGLVPLDLYGEHLVAPSAVSTSGLMRMLAGMSRTEQQLYGPRLLAFVGKSDTSVPGRQEQQRTTAISVGATHVTAAGEFHSGGLQEAGRGAAALDLRPHTVGFRPRTGDARTVPVMLAATFGEFGMATAGNQPVAMDERQGWNADSTLTVGAGAVAAFRNGEPWADVEIRQLPIEASPATPQRAGDFLQELRDHRECTPSTRAPYRLFDLGTSQGHKSLLFIDRRTANVLQTVRVPLPSWSGNQSRLRSCGRLLLMSGQQATAVSVDSPEPLWTWQPETDGETHDVRLGPVCESVCVAQSGSVLAALDPQTGRVLWQRFDVDADAGLFANERSGVFGDENLLVVFEADQKSYTLLETATGAVLRQGQLAIGPHDVRRPRRVIGRRLVYATRVENGLRWRVWDPKSDRLELDLSAHPRLLADHTEDGWLACLGTEGRLVIFDLAAGEVHTQLDFSPRAVAQLSSLTLLEDDERFYINLGVNRGYSRCVNMSSDLKWPHHTLSGHLIAVDRQTGARLWDCELENRSVLELGDRGELPFLVTVCAFRDATSRAPTSLLLELIDRRTGDSVASNDSLQRVPIVHVNSDTDHSRIQLIGPAGTIQLEGVAGAGDLLTVADVTAEEAAGQTDLTEDSAE
- a CDS encoding Crp/Fnr family transcriptional regulator; translated protein: MLQNNNNPSQVAQCAVLQDMNEAELEAFFGHVEFRCFEAGETILEEGKSSQYLWIIATGKCQIIKNCGDGVSNTLAVLEPGGVFGEMSFFEEAPHSASVNALTDTETMLLSRAGYDELIESHPSVAYKIASRIVGLVASRLRQMDEWTCRLVDQQDSEERYAEWQDFRNKLYSEWSF